One region of Nerophis lumbriciformis linkage group LG10, RoL_Nlum_v2.1, whole genome shotgun sequence genomic DNA includes:
- the LOC133577472 gene encoding uncharacterized protein, producing MVMTQANGQRITSAVCICGKVCKNSRGLKIHQTKMACLGREQVKRRSETAADATVPVVPAAELGQTEEEPGPESPHSTRNLQATRFPPPSRKSEHRRVKWPVANSKEWTKLDEDVDETLESISKGDADQKLQTMCSLIMSIGGERFGVEQKQGAARNPAKLNRREVKISELRQELKSLRRQFKAAKEEERTPLSELTNIVRKKLITLRRAEWHRRRGKERARKRSAFIGNPFTFTKRLLGQKRSGHLACPVEEIDHHLNATFSDFSRDQELGPSEALVTPADPVSHFNSDEPTLAEVKEVVKAARSGSVPGPSGVPYKVYKQCPQLLKRLWKILKVIWRRGKVSAQWRYAEGVWIPKEENSSNIEQFRIISLLSVESKIFFKILSQRLTEFLLKNAYIDTSVQKGGVPGVPGCLEHTGVVTQLIREARESKGDLATLWLDLTNAYGSIPHKLVEIALTRHHVPGKICNLIMDYYNNFEARVSSSQVTSAWHRLEKGIITGCTISVSLFSLAMNMIVKSAEVECRGPKSRSGTRQPPIRAFMDDLTVMTTSVPGCRWLLQGLERLITWAKMSFKPAKSRSLVLKKGKVADHFRFTVGGYLIPTVTERPVKSLGKIFDSSLKDAVALQQTKSDLTSWLTAIDKSGLPGKFKAWMYQHGVLPRILWPLLIYEVPMTTVEVLEKTISQFLRRWLGLPRSLSSIALYGHSTKLQLPLRGLSEEFKVTRSREVMMYRDSADVKVASAGIVVKTGRKWQAQEAVSRAEARLRHKTLLGTVARGRAGLGSFPKPRWDRARGKEKRQLVQEEIRAEVEEERCCRMVSMSKQGAWTRWEHAEPRKLTWAELWRAEPLRTKFLIQSVYDVLPCPANLHIWGLADTPECKLCQRRGTLEHILSCCPKALGEGRYRWRHDQVLKALADSICAAIQNSKSQAAPKQSITFIRAGQKASCQPNFSGGLLATARDWQLHVDLGRQLKFPANIATTSLRPDMVLTSESTKQVVLLELTVPWEERIDEANERKRAKYAELTVECRSNGWRARCEPVEIGCRGFAGHSLQRVFRILGIRGLQSRKATKNILEAAEKASRWLWIRRGDPWCATWTQAGV from the coding sequence ATGGTTATGACCCAAGCAAATGGACAACGGATAACGAGCGCAGTCTGCATATGCGGCAAGGTCTGCAAGAACTCGAGAGGTCTGAAGATCCACCAGACCAAGATGGCCTGCCTTGGGAGGGAACAAGTGAAGCGACGCTCAGAAACGGCAGCCGATGCAACAGTTCCTGTTGTGCCTGCTGCAGAACTTGGTCAGACGGAGGAGGAGCCAGGTCCGGAGTCTCCCCACAGTACCCGGAACCTCCAAGCAACACGTTTCCCCCCACCAAGCAGAAAATCGGAACACCGCCGGGTGAAGTGGCCTGTCGCTAACAGCAAGGAGTGGACCAAGCTGGATGAGGACGTAGATGAAACCCTGGAATCCATTTCGAAGGGTGACGCTGACCAGAAACTCCAAACCATGTGCTCCCTCATAATGAGCATAGGAGGTGAGCGTTTTGGAGTGGAACAGAAGCAAGGAGCAGCTAGAAACCCAGCAAAACTCAATCGGCGGGAAGTCAAGATAAGCGAGTTGAGGCAAGAACTCAAATCCTTAAGACGTCAGTTTAAGGCAGCCAAGGAAGAGGAGAGAACTCCTCTGTCGGAACTCACTAACATCGTAAGAAAGAAGCTCATCACGTTGAGAAGGGCCGAATGGCACCGAAGGAGGGGAAAGGAAAGGGCACGGAAGCGAAGCGCCTTCATTGGCAACCCCTTCACCTTTACTAAGAGGCTTTTGGGCCAGAAGCGAAGTGGTCACCTTGCTTGCCCTGTAGAAGAGATTGACCATCATCTCAATGCCACCTTCAGTGACTTTTCAAGGGATCAAGAGCTTGGCCCTTCTGAGGCACTGGTGACTCCAGCAGATCCAGTGTCCCATTTCAACAGTGATGAACCCACCCTGGCAGAGGTTAAGGAAGTTGTGAAAGCTGCAAGATCTGGTTCGGTTCCCGGCCCCAGCGGTGTACCCTACAAGGTCTACAAGCAGTGTCCACAGCTCCTCAAGCGTCTGTGGAAGATCTTGAAGGTGATTTGGCGGAGAGGGAAAGTCTCTGCCCAGTGGAGATACGCGGAAGGCGTCTGGATCCCGAAGGAAGAGAACTCCAGCAACATCGAGCAGTTTCGTATAATCTCGCTGCTCAGCGTTGAGAGCAAGATTTTCTTTAAGATCCTGTCCCAACGACTTACCGAGTTCCTCTTGAAGAACGCCTACATAGACACCTCTGTCCAGAAGGGGGGAGTACCTGGAGTGCCTGGGTGCCTGGAGCATACAGGAGTGGTGACACAGTTGATCCGGGAGGCAAGGGAGAGCAAAGGAGATTTGGCAACTCTCTGGCTTGACTTAACCAACGCCTACGGATCTATCCCGCACAAACTTGTTGAAATAGCTCTGACAAGACACCATGTTCCTGGGAAAATCTGCAACCTCATCATGGACTACTACAACAACTTCGAAGCAAGAGTCTCCTCAAGCCAAGTAACATCTGCCTGGCACCGCCTGGAGAAGGGCATAATCACTGGTTGTACAATCTCAGTGTCACTCTTCTCCTTGGCAATGAACATGATTGTCAAGTCTGCGGAGGTTGAATGCAGAGGGCCAAAATCAAGATCTGGGACCCGGCAGCCCCCCATAAGAGCTTTTATGGATGACTTGACAGTGATGACCACATCTGTGCCTGGGTGCAGGTGGCTCCTCCAGGGGCTTGAACGGCTCATCACATGGGCAAAGATGAGCTTCAAGCCAGCAAAGTCCAGGTCTCTGGTCCTAAAGAAAGGTAAAGTGGCCGACCATTTCCGCTTTACTGTTGGAGGCTACTTGATTCCAACGGTGACCGAAAGACCTGTCAAGAGCCTGGGCAAGATCTTTGATAGCTCCCTGAAGGACGCAGTGGCTTTACAGCAGACAAAGAGCGACCTGACCTCATGGCTCACAGCCATCGACAAATCTGGTCTCCCAGGAAAGTTTAAAGCCTGGATGTACCAACACGGAGTCTTGCCTAGAATACTCTGGCCTCTTTTAATCTACGAGGTACCAATGACAACGGTTGAGGTACTAGAGAAGACCATCAGCCAGTTCCTAAGGAGATGGCTGGGGCTCCCTCGGTCCTTAAGCAGCATTGCTCTTTATGGCCATTCCACCAAGCTGCAGCTCCCTCTCAGGGGACTGTCGGAGGAATTCAAGGTCACCCGCTCCAGAGAGGTAATGATGTACAGGGACTCCGCAGATGTCAAGGTAGCCTCGGCAGGAATCGTTGTTAAGACCGGGAGGAAATGGCAGGCACAAGAAGCCGTAAGCAGAGCAGAGGCGCGGCTGAGGCACAAAACCTTGTTGGGTACTGTGGCAAGGGGGAGGGCAGGCCTCGGCAGCTTTCCAAAGCCACGTTGGGACCGGGCCCGTGGCAAGGAGAAGCGCCAACTGGTCCAAGAGGAGATCCGTGCAGAGGTGGAGGAAGAACGTTGCTGCCGGATGGTCAGCATGTCCAAACAAGGGGCGTGGACAAGGTGGGAGCATGCAGAACCTCGAAAACTCACCTGGGCAGAGCTCTGGAGAGCTGAACCTCTGCGCACAAAATTCCTCATACAGTCTGTGTACGATGTCCTCCCATGCCCCGCCAACCTGCACATCTGGGGCCTAGCAGACACTCCGGAGTGCAAACTGTGCCAGAGGAGGGGCACCTTGGAGCACATCCTGAGCTGTTGCCCAAAGGCACTAGGGGAGGGGCGGTATCGCTGGCGCCACGACCAAGTTTTAAAAGCCCTGGCGGATTCTATCTGCGCAGCGATACAAAACAGCAAGTCCCAGGCCGCCCCGAAGCAGTCAATCACCTTCATCAGAGCAGGACAGAAGGCAAGCTGTCAGCCCAACTTCTCAGGAGGGCTCCTGGCCACCGCTCGTGACTGGCAGCTCCATGTTGACCTGGGAAGGCAACTCAAGTTCCCGGCCAATATCGCTACCACGTCACTCCGCCCAGACATGGTGTTAACATCGGAGTCAACCAAGCAAGTGGTGCTACTGGAGCTGactgtcccctgggaggagcgaaTTGACGAAGCAAATGAGCGTAAGAGGGCCAAATACGCTGAGCTCACTGTAGAGTGTCGGAGTAACGGCTGGAGAGCCCGCTGTGAACCAGTCGAAATTGGGTGCAGGGGTTTTGCTGGTCACTCACTACAGCGTGTGTTCAGAATCCTTGGGATTAGAGGACTGCAGTCGAGAAAAGCCACCAAGAACATCCTAGAGGCCGCAGAAAAGGCCTCCCGGTGGCTGTGGATCCGTAGGGGGGATCCGTGGTGCGCTACTTGGACACAGGCCGGGGTCTGA